A region of Vitis vinifera cultivar Pinot Noir 40024 chromosome 13, ASM3070453v1 DNA encodes the following proteins:
- the LOC100249585 gene encoding LOB domain-containing protein 1 has protein sequence MEYADIDKTTRPLAVSCIPFSSSSPSSSMFSPPSTAFQGPCAACRFLRRRCNESCILAPYFPPNEPLKFINAHKVFGASNIVKALQELPQPKRVDAVSSMVYEANARIRDPVYGCAGTISQLHKQVNDLKAELAMAQAELFIMQCQQQQQNANASFFLDRYLVSDYC, from the exons ATGGAATACGCTGATATTGATAAAACTACAAGACCACTTGCAGTTTCCTGTATTCCTTTCTCATCATCTTCTCCTTCTTCATCAATGTTTTCGCCTCCTTCAACTGCCTTTCAAGGTCCTTGTGCTGCCTGCAGGTTCCTCAGACGTCGATGCAATGAGAGTTGTATCCTAGCTCCATATTTTCCACCAAATGAACCACTCAAATTCATCAATGCCCATAAAGTCTTTGGAGCTAGCAACATCGTCAAGGCCTTGCAG GAACTTCCCCAGCCCAAGAGAGTAGATGCTGTGAGCAGCATGGTTTATGAGGCAAATGCGAGAATTCGTGATCCAGTCTATGGTTGTGCAGGTACAATTAGCCAGCTTCACAAACAGGTTAACGACCTGAAAGCAGAATTGGCCATGGCTCAGGCTGAGCTCTTTATCATGCAATGCCAGCAACAGCAACAAAATGCTAATGCAAGCTTCTTCCTGGACAGATATTTAGTCTCAGATTATTGCTAA
- the LOC100259810 gene encoding LOB domain-containing protein 1 — MEEYNYKTSNTPFSSSSSSRVSPLLSGSAVQGPCGACKVLRRRCTKSCLLAPYFPPTEPMKFINAHKIYGASNIVKCLQELPESKRADAVSSMVYEANARIRDPVYGCAGAISHLQKRLNDVQAELAMTQAEILIMQSQQQQQQQQQNDNASFLDNRNLGLDWETDHWEKK, encoded by the exons ATGGAGGAATACAATTACAAAACTTCTAATActcctttctcttcttcttcttcttcaagggTCTCTCCTCTTCTAAGTGGGAGTGCTGTTCAAGGTCCTTGTGGCGCCTGCAAGGTTCTTCGTCGCCGATGCACTAAGAGTTGTCTTCTTGCTCCATATTTTCCACCAACCGAACCAATGAAGTTCATTAATGCCCATAAAATCTATGGAGCTAGCAACATCGTCAAGTGCTTGCAG GAACTTCCCGAGTCCAAGAGAGCAGATGCTGTAAGCAGCATGGTTTACGAAGCAAATGCAAGAATTCGTGATCCAGTTTACGGTTGTGCTGGTGCAATTAGTCATCTTCAGAAACGGCTTAATGATGTGCAAGCAGAATTGGCAATGACACAAGCTGAGATACTTATCATGCAGAGccagcagcagcaacaacaacaacaacaaaatgaTAATGCAAGTTTCTTGGACAACAGGAATTTAGGCTTGGACTGGGAAACAGAtcattgggaaaaaaaataa